The nucleotide window CTCGCGACCTTCTTGGCCACGACCATCACCTTGTCCACCCTGTCCCCTACGCTGATCCTTTCAGTCAATATTCCTCCTCGAATGATGTCCTGGCCTGAAAGATGTACTTAACCTAATTCAGAGACCACTGGCCGGTCAAGCAGAAACGGTCCCGTAGTGGAATCAACAGATCTGTTTGAACGAAGCCCTTCATAATAAAAAACGGACCGGGTCTTGTCGACCCGGCCCGTTCGATATTTACTGTCCTGGACTCGCCCTACTGAATGATGGGGCAGATATCCCCGGCATATTTGACATACTCGAGCTTGACAACTCCACCGATCTTGGTGTTGTTGCGATAGCTCCTGGGAAATTCTGAAGCAGAAGGCATACCGCCGTAGCTGATGCCGCCCGTCAGAAGAAGATTCTCGTTGATGAGGGCCACAAGGAGAAGTTCCATACCAGGATCGAGTTCATCCATATCGACGATAAACCTGACCTTGGGGAAGGTCAGCATGTATGCCCAGATCGTCTCACCCTTCGCGTCCTGGATCTCTTCCCATGAGAGCTTCGCGTCTTCTATCTTGAACTGTGTGTCGTAGATATTCTTGAGCATGCGGGTGGAATGATCGACCAGAGCGATATCTATTTCCTCGAAGTTTCCTTCGTCGAACCCACGAAGGAGTGTCGGGAACTCAGCATAACCGGCTTCGCCTATCCTGATCGTGTCGGAGCCCATGGCAAAGAAATCGACTGAAAAATGCACTCTGGGTGTGAAGGACTTAATAACGCCTGCGACAAATTTCTTTCCCTCGACCATCTTGACCTTGTTCTCAAGATCCTCACCCGTGAAGAACTCGATAAGATTGCCCTCGCGGACCATACCGATATTACCCTTCACAGCGATGAACTCCGGCGAATCGATGCCGAACTTGTACCCCGGGCTGGTTATCCCGGCATGACCAGCTTCCCTGAGTGTGACCATCTGGTAATTCTCCTCGACCTTGCCTCCGCAACCTGCGAACACACCGGAGATCAGGGCTATTATCAGGATCGTGGAAAAAAGCTTCGACATGGAACCGCTCCTTTGTCAAGAGTGAATCGATTATTCTCTAAATCTAGACTACGTGTACTATCCCATTGTGCCGTTAAGGCCGTTTTACGGTTGAAAATTAATACGCTCCCGGTACAATGTCAACCATAATTTGAACATGGGAAATGGCAACCGGTTGATAGAATATGTCTGGCAATATTTTCATTTCCCGTCCGTCGATCGTCCGGGTTTATTGAGTTCCTTATCGGTCAAAGGGAGCTTGTACAGACGGAACAGGTCCTCGATATCCCTGTCCAGTTCATAATTTTTCGAAAGTAGTTGGACGTGACGCAGCCGCCCATAAACATATTCACCGCTTGAATTCAGGGTGAGCTTCATATTCCCGATATACTGCCCCTCTCCAGCTGTCCCCAGTAAAAGGGTCTTTCCGACTTTCACCTCACCCTTGATTCCCGGCTTGCCGTGACCGACGAGAGCGATATCGAAATCATCGATGATCTCAAGGATCCCTTCGGTCCTTTCCTGGCCCATATGGCTTATCAGTATGAGGAAATCCGCTTCCTTCTTCATATCAGCCACTACCTTGCGAAGGACTTTTTCTGCCGGTTCAATCATGAATTCCGATTTGTCGATATATGCTGGAAATCTCATGACTTCGTCCAGCACTCCCGTTATTCCGACCTTCAAACCGCCCTCCAGTTCACGGATAACGTAACGTTTGCCAAAAACAGGCTCATCAGTCCTCCGCAAAATGACATTGGCAGCGACTATATCGAACGACACATTTTCAGCGAGCGCCTGTATGAACGGTAATCCGAAGATGAACTCCATCTCCCCTGGTGTGAAGACATCAAGCCCCATGATATCGAAAGCATCAAAAGTAAGTTGAGCTTCCTCTTTAGAGTACCCGAGATCCAGACTGAATGCGTCTCCGGCATCCAGGACCAGAACGTTCCTGACCCCTTTTCGAACATTTTTTATGTAGGATGTCCTTCTTCCGAGCCCACCGGTATCCTCGACCAGGCAGCCGCAGGACCTGATCTTGCCCAGAAGGTCGTTTGAGAAAAGAATTGTCAGATCGGCCGGTTTCTTGTCTGTCCTGTCGGCTTCGTTTGAGCACCCGGGGCCTATCCCTGTAGACAACAACACCGTCACGAATAACAACCCGACCAGTCCTGTCGATCGCATATTCCACCTCTTTGCCAATCCCGGGGGCGGCCCCTGATCTCCTGGTCATTCCCGGGTCGCCACGCAAATATTCATCATTATGCCCAGTCGCACCATCCCGGGCCTGAAAAGCCCGGGACAACGAGAATATCCCGGAACATAACACAAACTTCAAGCCCTTTACCAGAGATTCACTCTTTTCATTCTCCATTGAAGTCGATTATGTTATTCATTATGGACTATAGTGATGATAAAACAGGTCCTGCTGGACATTACCGGATGCATGGCAGTTCCCCCGCTTTCGCTTTCGGTATGAGGATGGAAGGGACAGGAATGATAAGATCGATAATGGATATCCGCAATTACATGCGTCCTCGCTGCTTGAACCCGTTCATATTGGTAGCGACATTTCTTGCAGTCTATCTCTTCAGTGGATGTGCCGGAGGGCCTCCCTCAGAGGCGCCCTCTCCCGATACAGAAGAAGAGACAGGTGAAATCGGGCAGGATCTGGACTCATCCGGCGCTGTGATCTTCGACGCGACTGTCGCCGCGCAGAACAGTCAGTTCAAAACGGCAGCGACTATGCTAATGGGACTTCTGGAAAAGGAACCTGACAACATCGAGGCTTTGAGACTTCTTGCCAGAGTATATGCAGCTGATGGCAATGCCTCCGCCTCTTCATCCACCTGGGAAAAGGTAGCCACGCTTTCCCCCTCCGATCCAGACGCAGCGTACGAAGCAGGTTCCGCACTTGCCGGAAAAGAAAAATGGAATGAAGTCAGAACAAGGATGCTGTCCACAGAAGCATACGGCAAGGCGGACAAAAGACATTATCTTCTACTTGGCCAGGCTTCTCTGGAATTGGGTTATAATGGAGAAGCGGAAAAATACCTGCTGAAGGCCGGGGATGTGGAACTTGCAGAAGTTCTCCTCGGCAAACTTTATTATAAAAAAGGCAAGACGCAACTCGCCGAGCGGACGTTCAAAAAGACTCTCGAAAAGAACAGTGGAAACTATATCGCCAACCTCCATCTCGGATATATAAACTACAGCAGAAACAGAAAAGAAGTCGCGTTGAAATATTACAGGAAAGCTCATCGCGCCGACCCGGACGACCCTCTTGCGATTCTCTCAATGGCATCGCTCCTGGAAAAAATCGGTAACCGGAAAGACGCGGTCAAATACTACAAGAGGTCCCTCACTCTGCGGAGGACGCCCGTCTCCGAACGTAGAAAAGTATATATATCGCTCGTAAGGCTCATGCTTGAGGGAAAGATGTACAACGAGCTTTACCCTGTGGCCGGTAAAGGCGCAGGTGAATTCCCCGACGCCGGTGGAATCTACTTCTACTGGGGTGAGGCGCTTCGCCTGCAGGGCAACAATAAAAAGGCCAGGGAGATGTTCAACAAGGCGGCCCGCGACCCGGCCTGGAAGAAACATGCCCTTGAAAGGTTTCATTCCATAAGGTAAAAGAAAGAGTATGAAAAAGACTTCATCGACAGCCATACTTAAGAATATCTGGATGATTCTGGCTCTGGCCATGGCACTCACCCTGTTTCTGTCTGTCAACTGGTACTACTTCAGGAATGTCCGGGAAAGACTTGATATCGAGTTCAGCATCAGGCTGAGATCGCTGGCAGCTCTCGTATCTGCCTCGCTCGACCCTGAAGCTTTCACCGACCTCGCCCCCCTTTCGCCTGAGGGAACTGACGTAAAAAACAGATTGCGAAAAATAGCCGACGATTTCGATCTGTCCAATATCCTGGTCGTCCGTGAGGACGGAGTCATCCTGCTATCCCTCGATGATTCGCTCTTTCCGCCTGGAGAAAACTATCCACTGTGGAACATGGATTTCGAAACAATAGTGTCGGCTCTCGAAGGAACACCCTCATCGACCGGGCTGGTGATGTCTCAGGAGGGCTCGTGGTTCAAAGCGGGGTACTCCCCCCTGCCAGCCGGTTCGACAGAAGCCAGAGCAGTTGCCGCAGTGGAAGCAGACGCATCCTTCATGCTCGGATTGTCAGATATCAGGGACATGCTTACCGCGGCATCGATCGTATCGATCATCGGACTGATCGTCTTCATAGGCTTCGTTATAAAGGCTACTTCTTCCCTGCTCTGGGCCAGGGAGTCGCTTATGCGCGCGGACACACTGGCTTCAATGGGAAGGATGGCCGCCGGCATCGCTCATGAGATACGAAATCCTCTTTTCATAATCCGTGGCGCAGCAGAAAAACTGCAAGCCCTGCATCCAGAGAGTTCAAAAGAAATAGACACTTTCATAATCGAGGAGACCGACAGACTGGACTCTATCCTGACCGCCTACCTTCAGTTCGCCAGAGAAGAGAAAGCCCCCATGTCGGAGGGAGATCTGGCTGTAATACTGAGCAGGTCAGTACGCCTGATCAATGAGGGAGGAAAAGGCGGTGGGCTTCCGATCAGATCCGACATCGAACTCACAAAGGCACCACTCATATGTGATGAGAAGAAACTCCAGCAGGCCCTGATGAACATCCTCCTCAACTCGTCACAGTTCTCTACCGACAGTTCCGAATCAATTGAAGTATCGCTTTCTCATGAGGGAAAATCGTATAATCTGGTGATCAGGGACCACGGCCCCGGCATCCCGGCCGGAGAAATAGAAAAGGTATTCGAGCCGTTTTACACGACGAGAAACGACGGCAGCGGCCTGGGCCTTTCGATAGCAAGACGAATCGTCGATGACCACGGCGGCAGCCTGGAT belongs to Candidatus Latescibacterota bacterium and includes:
- a CDS encoding tetratricopeptide repeat protein; translated protein: MLFIMDYSDDKTGPAGHYRMHGSSPAFAFGMRMEGTGMIRSIMDIRNYMRPRCLNPFILVATFLAVYLFSGCAGGPPSEAPSPDTEEETGEIGQDLDSSGAVIFDATVAAQNSQFKTAATMLMGLLEKEPDNIEALRLLARVYAADGNASASSSTWEKVATLSPSDPDAAYEAGSALAGKEKWNEVRTRMLSTEAYGKADKRHYLLLGQASLELGYNGEAEKYLLKAGDVELAEVLLGKLYYKKGKTQLAERTFKKTLEKNSGNYIANLHLGYINYSRNRKEVALKYYRKAHRADPDDPLAILSMASLLEKIGNRKDAVKYYKRSLTLRRTPVSERRKVYISLVRLMLEGKMYNELYPVAGKGAGEFPDAGGIYFYWGEALRLQGNNKKAREMFNKAARDPAWKKHALERFHSIR